A DNA window from Paenibacillus sp. HWE-109 contains the following coding sequences:
- a CDS encoding MFS transporter, whose translation MNRMTIYMLTIGVFLTATAELIVSGILTYIAEDLHVSLALAGQLITAYSLSFAVGTPILVSLTSRMGRRKVLIGSLFVFIMGSLLSAMSTTFILLMLSRVVLGISAGVYFVTVFGAVAKLVIPEKLGSAIGTIVLGFSTAMILGVPMGILITKWLSWQAIFVILSLLSLLIAYSIYRLVPEIEGDAPISFMKQFKVLGSFAIVSGLFITLFKESGSSILFTYMTPFMQEILGLKATAISFLMLVLGVVGSIGSKFGGYGVDKWGAARMVSMSLIVQITAAALLPIAVGSLPLSLLLIGFIVLSMFVSGPAVQSYFIQQAPQSANLVLSLNTSIVHLGLAAGAGAGGYLLDSTSTLLYHPWLAGIVLMLGLTAAIYSFYPRHNRKTTWSAK comes from the coding sequence ATGAATCGCATGACGATTTATATGCTTACAATTGGGGTGTTTCTAACAGCTACTGCTGAATTAATTGTCTCTGGTATTCTTACGTATATTGCTGAAGATTTGCATGTATCTTTAGCCCTTGCTGGGCAATTAATTACCGCTTATTCTTTATCCTTTGCCGTAGGAACTCCTATTTTGGTCTCATTGACTTCCCGAATGGGTCGTAGAAAGGTACTCATTGGCTCACTGTTCGTCTTTATCATGGGAAGCTTATTGTCGGCTATGAGCACGACTTTCATCCTGCTAATGTTATCTCGAGTGGTGCTTGGGATCAGTGCTGGAGTCTATTTCGTCACGGTGTTCGGGGCTGTCGCGAAGCTGGTCATTCCAGAGAAATTAGGCAGTGCGATTGGCACCATTGTTCTTGGCTTTAGCACAGCAATGATCTTGGGAGTGCCCATGGGAATCTTGATAACGAAATGGCTGAGTTGGCAGGCTATATTTGTCATACTGAGTTTGCTTAGCTTGTTGATTGCTTATAGCATCTATCGACTTGTACCGGAAATTGAGGGGGATGCGCCTATTTCTTTTATGAAACAATTTAAAGTATTGGGCAGCTTTGCTATTGTAAGCGGGCTATTCATTACTCTTTTCAAAGAATCCGGAAGCTCCATCCTATTCACATATATGACACCATTTATGCAAGAGATTCTGGGGCTCAAAGCGACCGCGATTAGCTTCCTCATGCTTGTTCTTGGTGTTGTTGGCTCAATTGGTTCCAAGTTTGGGGGATATGGTGTTGATAAATGGGGGGCTGCCCGCATGGTTTCGATGAGTTTAATTGTACAAATTACAGCTGCGGCCTTGTTGCCCATCGCCGTTGGTTCGCTGCCGCTTAGCCTGCTATTGATCGGCTTTATCGTGTTGTCGATGTTTGTCAGCGGTCCTGCTGTGCAAAGCTACTTCATTCAGCAAGCTCCGCAATCCGCCAATCTTGTTCTAAGTTTGAATACGTCTATCGTACATCTAGGATTGGCAGCCGGAGCGGGAGCAGGCGGATATTTGTTAGATTCGACATCGACACTGTTGTATCATCCTTGGCTGGCGGGAATTGTGCTTATGCTAGGATTAACCGCAGCTATCTATAGCTTCTACCCTAGACATAATCGCAAAACGACATGGTCTGCCAAATGA
- a CDS encoding VanZ family protein: MKLSSSKTFFYLFLAAAVLWMAFIFFKSAESYEQQSLRPLLESKFSSNYLQKSLPHFEFSYDHQKISWQDPVGVIEFFIRKAGHVSEFAILALLWSLALVAKQVKVVIALITSSFISILYAASDEWHQTFVAGRTGHAIDVAIDSIGVVLAALIILIGFGIRRWIKRRRIS; this comes from the coding sequence GTGAAGCTGTCATCTTCCAAGACTTTTTTTTATTTATTTTTAGCTGCAGCCGTCCTTTGGATGGCCTTTATTTTTTTCAAATCAGCAGAATCGTATGAACAACAGAGCTTGCGGCCGCTTCTGGAATCCAAGTTCTCGAGCAATTATTTACAAAAGAGTTTGCCTCATTTTGAATTTTCCTATGACCACCAAAAGATCTCATGGCAGGACCCCGTCGGCGTTATCGAATTCTTCATAAGAAAAGCAGGGCATGTCAGCGAATTCGCTATCCTAGCCCTGCTCTGGTCCTTAGCGCTTGTGGCGAAGCAAGTTAAAGTCGTCATCGCACTGATCACCTCCTCCTTCATTTCAATCCTTTATGCGGCATCCGATGAATGGCATCAAACGTTTGTTGCTGGTCGAACCGGACATGCGATTGATGTAGCTATCGATTCCATCGGTGTTGTTCTCGCAGCTCTCATCATCCTGATTGGCTTCGGAATCCGTCGATGGATTAAACGAAGAAGAATAAGTTAG
- a CDS encoding assimilatory sulfite reductase (NADPH) flavoprotein subunit, with protein sequence MEFQVTNSPFNQEQVELLNRLLPTLSETQRIWLNGYLAATQGSAVSATAGAATGSPVVTLATNAPVISKEVTVLFGSQTGKSQGLAKKVTKKLEDIGFQVTLSSMADFKPNNLKKVQNLLVLVSTHGEGDPPDNAISFHEFLHSKRAPQLEDLRYSVLSLGDTSYEFFCQTGKDFDNRLAELGGKRLTPRVDCDVDFDEPAGEWISAVLGSLNQASSASVAVSAVGTAGESGAESEFSRTNPFQAEVLENLNLNGRGSDRETRHLEISLEGSNLQYEPGDCLGIYPENHPRLVEELIEAMGWKSDELVTINKNGEKRALQDALLRNYEITVLTKPLLEQVAKLTSNSGLQELLAAGREQDLKSYLVGRDLLDLVQDYALKGVSSAEFVGILRKMPARLYSIASSFKSFPDEVHVTVRTVRYEAQGRERYGVCSVQLAERIQAGDALPVYIQNNPNFKLPENPETPIIMIGPGTGVAPFRAFLGEREELGAEGKSWLFYGDQHFSTDFLYQVEWQKWLKNGVLTRMDVAFSRDTDQKVYVQHRMLEKSAELYKWLQEGACVYVCGDEKKMAHDVHATLAAIIEQEGSFSPEEASEYLTRMQQQKRYQRDVY encoded by the coding sequence TTGGAATTTCAAGTAACAAACAGTCCTTTTAACCAGGAACAAGTAGAATTGCTGAATCGTCTGTTACCGACATTGTCGGAGACACAACGGATCTGGCTGAACGGGTATCTTGCGGCTACCCAAGGATCAGCAGTAAGCGCAACAGCGGGGGCGGCTACAGGAAGTCCGGTTGTGACTTTAGCGACGAACGCGCCGGTTATTTCCAAGGAAGTAACTGTGCTTTTCGGCTCCCAAACCGGCAAATCTCAAGGTTTGGCCAAAAAAGTTACGAAAAAACTGGAAGACATCGGCTTTCAGGTAACGCTCTCCTCGATGGCGGATTTCAAGCCGAACAATCTCAAAAAAGTACAAAACCTGCTTGTTCTGGTGAGCACACATGGGGAAGGCGATCCGCCTGACAACGCTATTTCTTTCCATGAGTTCTTGCATAGCAAACGTGCGCCTCAGTTGGAAGATCTGCGTTATTCCGTGCTTTCACTTGGAGATACGTCCTATGAGTTCTTCTGTCAGACAGGCAAAGATTTCGACAACCGTCTGGCTGAACTCGGCGGTAAACGCCTAACTCCTCGAGTGGATTGCGACGTTGATTTTGATGAGCCTGCCGGAGAGTGGATCAGCGCTGTTTTGGGCTCTCTGAATCAAGCTTCATCCGCATCCGTTGCAGTTAGCGCGGTCGGTACGGCAGGAGAGAGTGGAGCTGAGTCCGAATTTTCGAGAACGAATCCGTTTCAGGCAGAAGTTCTGGAGAATTTGAACTTGAACGGGCGTGGTTCCGACCGTGAAACACGTCACCTTGAGATTTCGCTCGAAGGATCAAACTTACAATATGAGCCAGGCGATTGCTTGGGTATTTACCCAGAGAATCACCCGCGTCTTGTTGAAGAATTAATTGAAGCTATGGGATGGAAATCCGATGAGCTTGTAACGATAAATAAAAATGGGGAAAAGCGTGCCTTGCAGGATGCTTTGCTTCGCAATTATGAAATTACCGTCTTGACGAAACCGTTACTGGAACAAGTTGCCAAACTTACTTCCAACAGCGGGCTGCAAGAACTGCTTGCGGCAGGACGTGAACAAGATCTTAAATCTTACCTTGTTGGACGCGATTTGCTTGATTTGGTACAGGATTATGCACTGAAAGGTGTCTCATCTGCAGAATTTGTTGGCATTCTTCGGAAAATGCCTGCACGCTTGTACTCCATCGCGAGCAGCTTCAAATCCTTCCCAGACGAAGTGCACGTTACCGTTCGCACGGTTCGTTATGAGGCGCAAGGCAGAGAACGTTATGGCGTTTGCTCCGTACAACTCGCAGAACGCATTCAAGCTGGCGATGCGCTGCCGGTCTATATTCAGAACAATCCGAACTTCAAGCTGCCCGAAAATCCAGAAACGCCAATCATCATGATTGGTCCAGGTACGGGCGTTGCTCCGTTCCGCGCATTCTTGGGTGAACGTGAGGAGCTTGGAGCAGAAGGGAAATCTTGGCTCTTCTATGGTGATCAACATTTCTCCACTGATTTCCTTTACCAAGTTGAATGGCAGAAGTGGCTCAAGAATGGCGTGTTGACGCGAATGGATGTTGCATTCTCCCGCGACACTGACCAGAAGGTATATGTACAGCATAGAATGCTTGAGAAAAGCGCTGAGCTCTACAAGTGGCTCCAAGAAGGAGCTTGTGTTTACGTCTGTGGCGATGAAAAGAAAATGGCTCACGATGTTCACGCAACCTTGGCAGCGATCATTGAACAAGAAGGAAGTTTCAGTCCGGAAGAAGCTTCTGAATATTTGACCCGCATGCAACAGCAAAAACGTTATCAAAGGGATGTTTACTAA
- the cysI gene encoding assimilatory sulfite reductase (NADPH) hemoprotein subunit: MSDNNLVSTNSAPHSDVEEIKIRSNYLRGSLEETLKDAITGSIPEDDNRLMKFHGSYMQDDRDLRNERQKQKLEPAYQFMLRVRAAGGIVTPDQWLMMDRVAQKFANGTIRLTTRQSFQLHGVLKWNMKKTIREVNDAMLSTLAACGDVNRNVMCNPNPFQSDVHAEVYEWASRVSNHLDPHTRAYHEIWLDGEKVVDSLEGVEQEPIYGHVYLPRKFKIGVAVPPSNDVDVFSQDLGFIAIVENGRLVGFNVSVGGGMGMSHGDTLTYPQVAQVIGFIKPEQMIDLAEKTVMIQRDYGDRSVRKHARFKYTIDDRGIDWFIGELTARLGWSLEPARAYHFDNNGDRYGWVKGSNGKWHFNLFIQNGRVKDDDNFFLMTGLREIAKVHTGDFRLTANQNLIIGNVSSQKKKKIEELIKEYGLTDGLHYSALRRSSMACVAFPTCGLAMAESERYLPSLIDKLEPMLDEAGLREKEIVIRMTGCPNGCARPMLAEIAFIGKAQGKYNMYLGGGHTGNRLNKLYKENIGETEILDSLKPIINQYAKEREDGEHFGDFVIRAGYVREVRSGQDFHA, from the coding sequence ATGTCAGATAATAATTTAGTATCAACAAATAGCGCACCGCACAGCGATGTAGAGGAAATCAAGATCAGAAGTAACTACCTCCGGGGGAGCCTGGAAGAAACGCTGAAAGACGCGATCACAGGCTCGATTCCCGAAGACGATAATCGGTTAATGAAATTTCACGGCAGCTATATGCAGGACGATCGCGACCTGCGTAATGAAAGACAAAAGCAGAAGCTGGAACCAGCTTATCAATTCATGCTTCGCGTCCGCGCAGCGGGCGGGATCGTAACGCCGGATCAATGGCTTATGATGGATCGCGTTGCTCAGAAATTTGCCAACGGTACGATTCGTTTAACGACACGACAATCTTTCCAATTGCATGGCGTTCTCAAGTGGAACATGAAGAAAACAATTCGCGAAGTGAACGATGCCATGTTAAGCACATTAGCAGCTTGCGGAGACGTAAACCGTAATGTCATGTGTAATCCGAATCCGTTTCAATCGGATGTTCATGCAGAAGTTTATGAATGGGCCAGCCGCGTGAGCAATCATCTCGATCCCCACACCAGAGCCTATCATGAGATTTGGCTCGATGGCGAGAAAGTTGTAGACAGCTTGGAAGGCGTAGAGCAAGAACCTATCTATGGACATGTCTATTTGCCGCGTAAGTTTAAAATTGGTGTTGCTGTTCCTCCTTCTAACGATGTGGATGTTTTTTCTCAGGATCTGGGCTTCATTGCTATCGTTGAAAATGGACGTCTTGTAGGCTTCAACGTTTCCGTTGGCGGCGGCATGGGGATGAGTCACGGCGATACGTTGACGTATCCGCAAGTTGCCCAAGTTATCGGATTTATCAAGCCGGAACAAATGATTGATTTGGCCGAGAAGACGGTTATGATTCAACGTGATTACGGCGATCGTTCTGTACGCAAGCATGCACGTTTCAAATACACAATTGATGACCGCGGCATCGATTGGTTCATAGGTGAACTGACAGCCCGTTTGGGTTGGAGTTTGGAACCAGCGCGTGCTTACCATTTTGACAACAATGGAGACCGTTATGGTTGGGTAAAAGGCAGCAATGGCAAATGGCACTTCAACCTGTTTATCCAAAACGGCCGTGTGAAAGACGATGACAACTTCTTCTTGATGACGGGACTTCGCGAAATTGCCAAAGTGCATACGGGAGACTTCCGTTTGACAGCGAATCAGAACCTCATTATCGGCAATGTTAGCAGTCAGAAGAAGAAAAAGATTGAGGAGTTAATCAAAGAGTATGGACTTACCGACGGGCTTCATTACTCCGCTCTGCGCAGAAGTTCCATGGCTTGCGTGGCATTCCCAACGTGTGGATTGGCTATGGCTGAATCCGAACGTTACTTGCCGTCTTTGATCGATAAGCTTGAACCCATGCTGGATGAAGCTGGCCTGCGGGAGAAAGAAATCGTCATCCGCATGACGGGTTGCCCAAATGGCTGCGCTCGCCCTATGTTGGCAGAAATCGCGTTCATCGGCAAGGCTCAAGGCAAATACAATATGTATTTGGGTGGAGGCCACACCGGAAATCGTTTGAACAAACTGTACAAAGAGAATATCGGTGAAACGGAGATTCTGGATTCCTTGAAACCGATCATCAATCAATATGCCAAAGAGCGTGAGGATGGCGAACACTTCGGTGACTTTGTGATCCGCGCTGGATATGTGAGAGAAGTACGCTCAGGACAGGATTTCCACGCATAA
- a CDS encoding vWA domain-containing protein has protein sequence MLSTIDLRKKLVQITLEKKQLTHLTARVGLVLDISGSMRHLYNNGTVQEVVERILAVACKFDDNASLDVWVYDNEFSRLSPATEADFDNYVQNQIISNRSIHKFGYNNEPPVMKDVIKKYTKEEVSSLPVFLVFINDGGVLKSIKKVITEAAVQPIFWQFVGIGRSDFEVLKKLDTMEGRIVDNANFIHIDDIAAISDETLYNLLLNEFPQWIKEATELRILRT, from the coding sequence ATGCTCTCAACCATTGATTTGCGCAAGAAGCTTGTGCAAATCACTTTGGAAAAGAAACAATTGACTCATTTGACCGCGAGAGTCGGACTAGTTCTTGATATTTCAGGTTCGATGAGACATCTATACAACAATGGAACGGTTCAAGAGGTCGTCGAGCGTATTTTGGCTGTAGCCTGTAAATTTGACGATAATGCCAGCCTCGATGTGTGGGTTTATGATAATGAATTCAGCAGATTATCCCCTGCTACTGAAGCAGATTTTGACAATTATGTTCAAAATCAAATTATCAGCAATCGCAGTATCCATAAATTCGGTTATAATAATGAACCTCCTGTCATGAAGGATGTAATAAAAAAGTACACCAAAGAAGAAGTTTCTTCCCTCCCTGTATTCTTAGTATTCATTAATGATGGCGGCGTCTTGAAATCTATCAAAAAAGTGATAACGGAAGCGGCTGTTCAGCCAATTTTCTGGCAGTTCGTCGGCATAGGCCGCTCTGATTTCGAAGTACTCAAGAAGTTGGATACCATGGAAGGCCGCATTGTGGACAATGCTAATTTTATTCATATCGATGATATAGCCGCCATCTCCGATGAAACGTTGTACAATCTGCTTCTCAATGAGTTCCCGCAATGGATTAAAGAAGCAACAGAGCTGAGAATACTAAGAACATAG
- a CDS encoding type II toxin-antitoxin system RelE/ParE family toxin, whose protein sequence is MRLKYRLVITEPAESDLREIADELIEPTTARKMIVRISEAAFQWEQMPSRNRLVRDERVAANGIRHLLVDVYVLFYVISEKEDTVTFIWIIYLKRK, encoded by the coding sequence GTGAGGCTTAAATATCGTTTAGTTATCACTGAGCCGGCAGAATCGGATTTGCGAGAAATCGCCGACGAATTGATTGAACCGACGACAGCTCGAAAAATGATTGTCAGAATCTCTGAAGCTGCTTTTCAATGGGAGCAAATGCCTTCTAGAAATAGATTAGTTCGCGATGAACGAGTGGCAGCGAACGGCATTCGACATTTACTTGTGGACGTGTACGTCCTGTTCTATGTCATCTCGGAAAAAGAAGATACCGTTACATTTATTTGGATTATTTACTTAAAGAGGAAATAA
- a CDS encoding SgrR family transcriptional regulator: MQLLSHFFELRASFPHGVEQEPQPITLDELADRLYCSTRNVKILLKKMCEQEWISWKPGRGRGNVSELTFLVSAEDMISKQAMALASQGDYKGTIELIHQLGKGEALQDSFIDWLFSFFGYRAVEYEERYKDTLRFPVYKWLVSLDPAFSFFAFDSHLINQIFDTLVQNNSQTMVIEPHLAHYWEISEDGLHYTFYLRKGVLFHHGREMTAHDVHYSISRLKDLGLSASQGWMTETIENMTVLNRSTIAIELKQPNVLFLQQLAHSSLAILPEEICRDNEDIFGRMPIGTGPFRLERNDDYICKLRAFDSYFGVRPHLDQVEIWLLPPDLSEVGPSWDMVQVLCDHNNSRKPVGAVGKDSEWHQIEQSILGCSLLTFNRSKKGPQQHPNFRKAIDLIIDRERMIEELGGFREAPASSFLPSLNQSGSEAPYRTDFAEARRLLEEMGYRGEVLHMYIYSNHNEDAVWICEQCARAGITIELTTRSKSDMMNLSTIMESDLIFYHICMESEYDLHIIQTLKQSNSYVRAHLGEQRMAWVDLEIDQILQNPNREERIGKLHQLVEILQEEKSFLFVLHRSQQTTYHDSIKGVSLNDLGWVDFRKIWFAPGG; encoded by the coding sequence ATGCAGCTTTTAAGCCATTTTTTCGAGCTCAGGGCCAGTTTTCCACATGGCGTTGAGCAGGAACCACAGCCGATTACTTTGGATGAACTTGCAGATCGTTTGTACTGTTCGACGCGGAACGTGAAGATTCTGCTGAAGAAGATGTGTGAGCAAGAGTGGATTTCTTGGAAGCCCGGCAGAGGCCGCGGGAATGTCTCAGAGTTAACTTTTCTCGTATCCGCTGAGGATATGATCTCGAAACAAGCGATGGCCTTAGCCAGTCAAGGCGATTATAAAGGGACTATTGAGTTGATTCACCAATTGGGCAAGGGCGAAGCGCTGCAAGATTCCTTCATCGATTGGTTATTCAGCTTCTTTGGCTATCGCGCTGTCGAATATGAAGAGCGTTATAAGGATACGCTGCGATTCCCCGTTTATAAGTGGCTGGTGTCGTTGGACCCGGCATTTTCTTTTTTCGCCTTCGACAGTCATCTGATCAATCAAATATTTGATACATTGGTTCAAAATAACTCGCAAACGATGGTGATTGAGCCCCATTTGGCCCATTACTGGGAGATAAGTGAGGATGGCCTGCATTACACCTTTTATTTGAGAAAAGGCGTGTTGTTCCATCACGGTCGAGAAATGACAGCCCACGATGTTCATTATTCGATCTCCAGGCTCAAGGATTTGGGTCTATCAGCTAGCCAGGGCTGGATGACGGAAACGATTGAGAATATGACGGTTTTGAACCGCAGCACGATCGCTATTGAGCTGAAACAGCCGAATGTGCTCTTCCTTCAACAATTAGCTCACTCCTCGCTAGCTATTCTACCTGAGGAAATTTGCCGTGATAATGAGGACATTTTTGGGCGTATGCCCATCGGTACAGGGCCTTTTCGTTTGGAACGCAACGATGATTATATATGCAAACTTCGTGCTTTTGACAGTTATTTTGGTGTCAGACCCCATCTCGATCAAGTGGAAATTTGGCTGCTGCCGCCGGATTTATCTGAAGTGGGTCCGAGCTGGGATATGGTTCAGGTGCTGTGCGATCACAATAACTCCCGCAAACCTGTCGGTGCGGTTGGGAAAGATTCGGAGTGGCATCAGATCGAGCAATCTATTCTCGGCTGCAGCTTGCTTACGTTCAACAGGAGCAAAAAAGGTCCTCAGCAGCACCCTAATTTTCGCAAAGCAATCGACTTGATTATTGATCGCGAGCGGATGATTGAGGAACTTGGCGGCTTTCGAGAAGCCCCAGCGAGCAGCTTTTTGCCATCGTTGAATCAAAGTGGATCCGAAGCGCCCTATCGGACAGATTTTGCGGAAGCCAGGCGGTTGCTTGAAGAGATGGGGTATCGCGGGGAAGTTCTTCACATGTACATCTATAGCAACCACAACGAAGATGCCGTATGGATTTGTGAGCAATGTGCCCGAGCAGGCATAACCATTGAACTGACAACTCGCAGCAAGTCAGACATGATGAACCTCTCAACGATCATGGAATCGGACTTGATTTTCTATCACATTTGTATGGAGAGTGAATATGATCTTCATATTATCCAAACGTTGAAACAAAGCAACAGCTACGTCCGTGCCCATTTAGGCGAGCAGCGCATGGCTTGGGTGGACCTAGAAATAGATCAAATCCTCCAAAATCCAAATCGAGAGGAACGTATTGGCAAGCTTCATCAATTGGTTGAAATTCTACAGGAAGAAAAATCCTTTCTTTTCGTGCTTCATCGCTCGCAGCAAACAACTTATCATGACTCGATCAAAGGCGTGAGTCTTAACGATCTGGGGTGGGTCGATTTTCGCAAAATATGGTTCGCGCCAGGCGGTTGA
- a CDS encoding winged helix-turn-helix transcriptional regulator, translated as MESTEKEVQNSSAICSVLQILGAKWSFLVIAELAKGPRRFKQLHRDLAIVRTQSLTDALRHLEKNGIVRREVFPTVPVSVEYSLTAKGEDFQSSLKEMEKWSLKWGAQTTE; from the coding sequence ATGGAATCAACGGAAAAAGAAGTACAAAATTCCTCGGCCATTTGTTCGGTGCTCCAAATATTAGGGGCCAAGTGGTCCTTCCTGGTGATTGCTGAATTGGCCAAAGGACCAAGACGTTTCAAGCAGCTGCACAGAGATCTGGCTATCGTTAGGACTCAGTCATTAACAGACGCGCTTCGCCACCTGGAGAAAAATGGCATCGTCCGCCGAGAGGTTTTCCCCACAGTTCCTGTGTCCGTTGAATATTCATTAACGGCCAAAGGCGAAGACTTTCAATCCTCTCTGAAAGAGATGGAGAAATGGTCGCTCAAATGGGGTGCCCAAACCACGGAATAA